One Ammoniphilus sp. CFH 90114 genomic window carries:
- the folE gene encoding GTP cyclohydrolase I FolE, translating to MNVDQEKIQQAVRMILEAVGEDADREGLLDTPARVARMYEEIFQGLHIDPKEYFSVIFSEEHEELVLVKDIPFYSTCEHHLVPFFGVAHVAYIPQGGRVVGLSKLARAVEAVAKRPQLQERITSVVANSIMETLRPHGVVVVVEAEHMCMTMRGVKKPGSKTVTSAVRGCFEDDVAARAEVFSLIKN from the coding sequence ATGAACGTTGATCAAGAGAAGATTCAACAAGCTGTAAGAATGATACTTGAAGCGGTGGGTGAGGACGCTGATCGCGAAGGATTGCTTGATACACCAGCTAGGGTAGCTCGGATGTACGAGGAGATCTTTCAAGGTTTACATATTGATCCTAAGGAGTATTTTTCCGTTATTTTCAGCGAAGAACATGAAGAGCTTGTCCTAGTCAAGGATATTCCGTTTTATTCCACTTGCGAGCACCATTTGGTTCCATTTTTTGGAGTAGCTCATGTAGCCTATATCCCTCAGGGCGGAAGAGTGGTTGGATTAAGTAAACTGGCTCGAGCGGTAGAAGCTGTTGCGAAAAGGCCACAATTACAAGAAAGAATTACATCGGTTGTAGCAAACTCTATAATGGAAACATTAAGACCGCATGGTGTAGTTGTGGTGGTAGAAGCTGAACATATGTGTATGACGATGCGAGGAGTTAAGAAACCAGGCTCGAAGACGGTGACCTCTGCTGTAAGAGGTTGCTTTGAAGATGACGTGGCTGCCCGTGCTGAAGTCTTTAGTCTTATCAAGAATTAA
- the mtrB gene encoding trp RNA-binding attenuation protein MtrB gives MSEPNDYFIIKAKENGVNVIGLTRGETTRFHHSEKLDKGEVMIAQFTDHTSAVKIRGKAIIHTKYGTIDTGEEL, from the coding sequence GTGAGTGAGCCGAATGATTATTTCATTATTAAAGCTAAAGAGAACGGAGTCAACGTTATTGGGTTGACAAGAGGAGAGACCACTCGTTTCCATCATTCCGAGAAATTAGACAAGGGAGAAGTTATGATCGCTCAGTTTACTGATCATACTTCAGCCGTTAAGATTCGTGGTAAAGCCATTATTCATACAAAATATGGGACCATTGATACAGGCGAAGAGTTATAG